Part of the Fusarium musae strain F31 chromosome 3, whole genome shotgun sequence genome, ATCATCATACCGCTTGAAAGCTTGCTTCATAGCAGAAAGATGATCGTAAAGATCCCTCTTCATGAcagtcttcatcatgattATCTGCTGTAGCAAGTCGTCGTTTTCAGGACGCTCCTTGATGTTGAGTTCTTGCTCGATAGCGGCGGAACTTGAACTGCTTACGTTTACCAATGAGCTGAATGTTGAGAAAACGAGGTCTCGGTTTTCGGCCGAGTAGCCCGCGTAAAAGTCAACTATCCATCCTATCTTCCTTTGGAGGAGGAATGTACGGTCAACGGTGGGTATGAACTTGAAAAGATCTTGAACAGTTTGAATTTCGCCTCCTCTGAACAGATCAGCACTTGCCTGCTCATCTGGGAGTTCTTCAGCGGCTGTGTTTGCATCCTGCGCCTCCTTGATGTATGTTGTAAGTAGGTTGCTCGCTGTATCCGGGACTCGCATTTTGTAAATAAGCTGGATGTTATTGACCATATCGCCGACTGTAAGAGATTGTTAGTTTCTGTAAGTGCTGAATGAACTCTTGTAAACCTACCTTGCTTGAAAAAGGAGGACACAGCAGGCCCATCACAGCTACCAAGCTCAACACAAGAGGTTTGGGTGGCATAATCATATCTTGActtgaagccaaggaaaGGCGATCCGATATTTTGAGCAGCCGTATTGAAGTCACTGGAGATTGACAGTAGGTTTTCTAGAAGGGGAACCCACGGAACGAAGAGCCCTTCTCGGAACTGCCGGCCGATCTCGGCCATGTATGGAGTGAAGAGGTTTTGAATGGTCTCTTGAATCTGCATGTCGGTACAAAAGGACCCTGGCTTACAGGATTTGATAATCGCCATAAGCTTAGAATATCTGTCTTCGTTGATCTGAAAGTCTGTTAGAGCGATGGAATGACTGAGAAGCTGATGCACACTGAGCATACCTCCGGACCCTCGATGATAAGCACTTTGGGTTTTGCCTTGGACTGGAGGGTCTTTTTGACTTTATCCCGGTCATTAAATGTCTGGAAGCCCGACTCATTCATGCACTACCAGCAAATACagattaataaatatctAGTTATTGAAATTGGGAAAGCTTACTTTTTGGACCCCCACAACTTGATCAACATCATTCGAATCTGCAGGCGATAAAACTCCCTTCTCAAATGACTTGAAGCCTGACGTTGCACTCAATTTACTAATGCGCGGGAAGCATTGGCAGATTGCATTAGAGGACTGAATGAAGTTGTCGCCCTGGGGCTGTCCCAAGATCTTTCGCACAGTTTCGCAGAGGTTGACCTTCTTGGTGAGAATTTCTAAACCTGTGATGACTTGCTTAGTCGTATCAACCCACCCTCCTCAGAGTTAGTGCGCATGTTTACTGGCTATGGGAAGAACTCTACCTGGAACACATCTCCATGCATCACACATGAGCTTCGGCTTTTGAGGAGTAGGACAAGGCTTTTTGTATTTCTCTTTGGACTTGCATTCGTCGTACTAAAGCCAGACAATTAGCTAGCACTTGTTGTTAAGATTTTCCGGTTGGGTACCTTTTTATCAGGGACTGTCTTCATGGTAACGTTGACACCGTAAGGCACAGAAAACTCGAACTTGCAGGTTgacaagttcttcaagcctGCGCATGTCTGTTGGAGAGTATTCTGTGCAAGTGCTGCATCTGCGAGAAGAAACAAGGGAAGAAAGCTTTGTAATCTCATCGTGTCTGCTACCGTAGTGTTGCGAATGATGTTGTGGCACAAAAGGAAGTGAATCCAGCAGAATCGACTTTATTTATCTAGAATGCCGAATCCTTTGACAGCATATCTAGCTCAGCGACATCTCTGAAACTATTTGCCTTTGCATATCTGAGATGCTACGCCTTGCGTTAGCTGATCAGCCAAGGAGAACTTGGAAACAAAAGGCGTTATGCTTGCGTTACTAAATGAGGTCTGGATTTTGACGAACAAATGCCCCTTCGCTTAAATCACCACGGAGAACTTGACTCCTGCGCCACGTTCTTCCTAAAGGGTTCATCTCATACCATTGTACAGCGCGCTTGCAGAAATGTGGCTGTATAAGCTTGAAAGAGGCTGGCTGGACTCTGCTACTAGGCGCGGAACATCCGCTGGTATGCACCGAGACAAGCTCGACCTTATGCTCAACCTAGGCTTGCTATTTCAACTTATAGGGAATATTGAGGTTTAAATTATTCTAGACATCATATTCGTATGGCTTAATAGATACACTTTCTCTGTGTTTTCTGACTAGTCTAAATTTAGTCCttctccagttcctccacTGTGAGTGATTGATGTCTAAAGCTTATGACGCCTCAACGAGGCATATCAAGCCAACACACTAAAAAAAGAGCGGTGAAATTGATACCCTGAAAGATTGCTTAAAttagaaaattaaaaaagattctACCCTTGTAAAAAAAGTTCAACGGAAGTAGAAATTCGATGCCAGGCAGATACCGCAGAAAACTAGTCTGCATAGGGAACGAGTTGAAGCTCGACGGCTTTCATATCGCTGGGCGTGGAAGGATCGCTACTAGATACCATGACAAGAGCAGGAGTGTTGATGATCCTACCAGTGATCACATTGAACTTATCCCAGGTACCAGCAACCGTATAGCAATAGGAAGTATCCGAGATCTCGTCGTAATGGCATTCACCAGCTGGTGCAGAGCACTTGAGCTTTCGGTCGCGAGTCTGCTCGCATGTGAGGGGTATTTCTCCACTCGAATGGCTATCGGGATTGCAGAGCGAATTTGAGTTTGGAAAACCGCCGCCCCCGAACGAAACACACAAGTATTTCCCAGTGTTTATCTCTCGTACGTAGTTGGTGCTGGCGTCGATGGAGAGAGTCAGAACTGGGGGAGAGGGCGTGTACCAGCCGATGTTGTTATATTGGACTGGATCGCCTCGCAACAATTGGCCGTCGACGTCTGAGCCTACGGCTTTAATATTGAAGGTAGGAATCGGTACAAATGTGTCTTCAGTGGTCGTGGTTGCTTCAGCAGTTGTCGTGGTCTCGGCAGTCGTAGTAGGGATTTCAGTTGTAGTCGTTTCTGTAACAGTGGAAGTTGAGACCTCAGCGCTGGCACTTTGCGATTCGGTCGCCTCAGTTGAACTCTTCTCGTCGTCTGTAGATGTGACACTGATGGATAATTCGACAGAGGTTGTCGTCGCTGTCACGATGTTTGTACTTGTAGCAGAGACAGCGACGGATTCTGTCGAAGATGCAGACGCAGTCTCGGTAGATACATTGCCTGAATATGGATTAGTAAATAACTTGATGCTGCGCAAGTAAATTTCACTTACTGGAATCGCGACTTCGCGGCTTGCATACACTTGCGATTGCGACATTGGCGCCGAGGccagaagagagaaaagcaGTGAAACGCATTTTCGCTGTGAGAAACGAGCGACAAGGGTTAGACTGAGTAACGGAATAAAAATTacaaagacgaagaaagCAGGGACACCAAAGATCCTAAGTATTAGGGGGTTGTTTTGTTTTTTAGTGCTTCGCACTATTGAAAAAAAGCGGCCTCAGCTGTGCCAATAGCGTAGgcacttatattattaagctataaatagtatatccCTCTCTAATTAGTCAGATTAAGCCTACTATACAATttctatagcttaataaggttaacctAACTACTaccttaaattaaagaaaataaggctcttttaattaaagctaaaatacttattataactaatttatactttatataatagttataagcCTAAATAGGAAGTAATttctaataacttttattatataattaataatattttagtaattctttaattttttttaaattctaattctttaagttattaaattacctaagctttaaaaacctttatataactttattatataaaaatcctttaactatttaattaaatatataaaattaatatataatatattttaatacttttatagaaaataaaatactataataatattactattaaagctagttattatattaaatattaatttatatattataaacttttataataataactaaattaaataatatattaagttttaaatatatattatattacttaaagtctagaaatatataaacttaagtaaaaaagtaattaataaaaataatcttatttatttaattaaaaaaaactaaaaagaatataaaaaggaaattattaatataaataaaaagcttaaaaaataacccttatttacttaaattatactttttaatattaaaaataataactataaatataatatttacttttataaaaagtatttatttaaaaaataagctttaaaaaattaaataaataaaatagtaaaaggattaacttataattatatttaataatagcttaataaagaatatataaactaataatagctttttaaaaagcttatttaagaaattaaaaaatactatattttaaataatatttaggtctttaatatattatataataagtattataaagtattatattaagtaaactatataaatataaaacttataatttaatataagtaataaaatagcttttataaatatactatttaatataagcttaataaaatctaaagtaatataattataataaactttcttaaagtaattaaataatattttaaattactataagtaagaaataagcttaataaatatattattaatatttaaaaaagcttttaatatacttaaagtttttaaaagtaaaaaagaaagttataaGAAAAAcctaaataaagcttattaatataataaataagttttaagctattataaaaaataacttatttaaaaaaaaagaattatttttattacttaaaatatataaattattaatataagtaaaagaaataattatttatattatataaataataaatacttactttataaataaaaattaactaaatataatattatattttatatacttttaagtaaaagattaaaataaataaaaagactattatttaaaaagtattatataattatttattaaaagttagctaaattaaaataaaaagaaattaaaaaatatcttataagaAAAggtataaagcttaaaagaaataattaaagtattaaaaataaaagtaataatattttagctagcttttaagtaaatataatacttaaaattttaaataacttttatattaatactctttttaatttaaatatataatataaaaaggaattactttatatctttttagcttttaaagcttttatttatttacttttaaaaagtataatttaagactttaaagtatttatataccttattaataataaaaagtaccttaacttaagtacctttaagtaaatagattatattataaaattaaatataatattaaataggattattaataaaaaaaaatatacttttaagaaattacttaataaaaaagacttaataattagtaatatatatatagttaaaggattttatattaatattattttttttacttatatatataatttaagactttaaatatataaaaaagattatattatatattataaactaattataaaaaatacagttttatataagctttagcttataaataactttattttttttaaatataaataacttaataactatcttaaagctttattaatactattatataatataatattaataagctaattaaagactattataagtatacttaataaaaaaagaatacttctttaaagacttttataagattaacttaacttaaaaaaagatactataatattatagtatttaagatttaattatttattaaaaaatatacttaaaaaagctatattatatatataaaatattaaaattaaaggtattttaagaattaattataagatctatattaaaatatatattatttaagttattttaaaaaaaagctttaaaagaaatattttaagactattttagtatatttactaaaatctttaaaattacCTAGTATTAAGGGCTTGGGCTTTAgcttaagcctttataagattaagtaacCTCTAGATCTAGGATAGATTTAGGCTAGAATTAAgagtatttaaaggaatttcttaaaagaaattccttttctttttttccttttttctttctttaagtctaataatatatctatattaatatcctctagttatatataacaGTTAggtctaactatattaaattaagctatgcttaggtttattattagtagatTATATAGGGTATAtaactaagcttattaaagtattatatctcttaatagtagatttaatatatataaggcttaattaatataaagaagttatattaatagctagtaagttaagttctatttaatgctaaataaatatatatatatactaggtagcttatagtaaggtaagttaggcttatagtaagttataagtctatattataagttaattactaaggcttataatatatactggGATAAAGTGTAagttatttagtaattagtagAAAATAGtagggtatatataatataagcacttttatttattaagttataatataatctcccTCTTTCTATTAGTTTTatctttaagacttatatatctgctttctttttatattatcctagtatatattaacttagatttataatattttactaatttgctaatactatattagAGTTTAAGGCTATTTGTAATTATTAAGTGTAAGcgattttaattaagaatACTggtttctttattatattatgtagttattataaaccttaagGCTTTAAATATTAGGCTAAGGAGGGTTATTTTAAATGCGCTTAATGTATATGCTGTggttataagtataatagtaaaggtatcttattacttaaaggtttatttttatttaaatattttatagttttttaggTATTAATTTtcatagctaattattttactatagaGAAATGTTATTTAGAGTATAAGGAGGAGGTAGCTAAAactaaattattatagttataatagtaagtaaataagtatctgagttatttaatatagctttattattagaaaAGGTAGTTATAGGAGTGTGGTAATAAGATGCTTTATTAGAATGTTAAGACTATAGAGGATCTGGAGGCTCTAGATAATGCTAAGTTATTTGCTGCTATAGaggcttaattattaagggcctttaatattattaactaggGTAAggtttttaattttaacttctTATCTTTTAGCGCTACTAGTAGAAGTTCTTTAGAAGTTATTAGGcattaataaggtattttagtaattcttatatatttttactttttaagtagtctttttattttattaagtattcctttttattattaattttataagtatttttaattacttttactttataaacttcTAGTTTTAagatttcttataatttattacttattttaacttatattatatttatagctaatttaagtaataaaatataaaagattaaataaagcttaacttttaatagtagGTttagtttatagttattttttaagattttctatagtactttataaagtctaataaatttataatctaatttataacttagttagtctattttaatattttttatagctaggtagattatatttttttttaaaaaggttagtccctttaactattttaaattatagtaattttttatatattttttaataaattcaagttctatttataaatacttatataagtctATtaggtttttatttttaataatagtagctaggttaattgttttttcttattatatattatagtatatatttagtataaatcTAAAATTAGCGTAAGctagtataagctttatgtttttattatatactatattataagtaagctAGGCTATTAGGAGtttcttaacttaattattctatttataattaatataatactgtaagtattatttaagtacttagtttatttatttagtttatttattaatttaggGTTagaaagctattataagttagtagTTTAGTTTAagttatactataagtaattactaaaaatttaatataaatataggtCTTTTATTAGAAAgaatttctataagtaagctatatatattaataatatattagtaaaagatataagaaagttcttttatatctatagactctttatatagaatataatataagaattttataagtctattaattataactataatgctattatagaagattctagttaaaggtttttttaataagggtaattttataataaagtctattataattaagtcttaaggttattatactACTAGTAGTAGTTAgagttatttataaggtttatatttttatacttttatttttttatataggttatattattttataactttttttacttatagttttttaaaatattagtaGCCTAGTTTCTagagttattttattatctttataactctttagtatctatataataagtataagtaaattttataaataaatttttcttttactttttcttattatatttagtctAAGAGTAATTATATAGGGTATttctatttatctagtttctttttatagATAGGGTATTTATCtagtatttctttaacttatttatcttattttagGAGGAAGTAGTATAAGAGAAAGTTAATTCTGGCTTTTTTaggattattatatatatcttaatagtatttttctaattattatattataatatactttttaaagttgatataaatttctttttctctttttattatttctttataagtTCTagtaatagttttaataggttatataaattaatattttccctttttattaagctttaggagttattcttttattttaatagttcttatattaagattaggTTATTAgctaatagtattagtatatttattattaatgcctttataatatactatagtaaagtcaaatttatataggtatttagTATAgtgtaattattattaattaagcttttatattattgtaaagtaagctatatttttatagttagtaaatacctttattagGTACTTGTTTTCTTTAaggtaatatttaaattccttaaaatagttaataatagctaggaattccttattataaataggaTAGTTAAGTtctgctttatatattttataagaataaaaagtaataaagtataatatactattattattttattatcttatttattttcttaaggtaaagttaaaaatattagttttaagtttaatttattaattaagattaaatattattaaaatag contains:
- a CDS encoding hypothetical protein (EggNog:ENOG41) translates to MRTNSEEGLEILTKKVNLCETVRKILGQPQGDNFIQSSNAICQCFPRISKLSATSGFKSFEKGVLSPADSNDVDQVVGVQKCMNESGFQTFNDRDKVKKTLQSKAKPKVLIIEGPEINEDRYSKLMAIIKSCKPGSFCTDMQIQETIQNLFTPYMAEIGRQFREGLFVPWVPLLENLLSISSDFNTAAQNIGSPFLGFKSRYDYATQTSCVELGSCDGPAVSSFFKQVGDMVNNIQLIYKMRVPDTASNLLTTYIKEAQDANTAAEELPDEQASADLFRGGEIQTVQDLFKFIPTVDRTFLLQRKIGWIVDFYAGYSAENRDLVFSTFSSLVNVSSSSSAAIEQELNIKERPENDDLLQQIIMMKTVMKRDLYDHLSAMKQAFKRYDDLIAKSSFGPGKSGVVMEPSAISYQRWTKVPKMAMPCSKQTTKTFNKSGFTKTFSFTEYSKCMVEGATAYYPKLQIPYLRLTL
- a CDS encoding hypothetical protein (EggNog:ENOG41); this translates as MRFTAFLSSGLGANVAIASVCKPRSRDSSNVSTETASASSTESVAVSATSTNIVTATTTSVELSISVTSTDDEKSSTEATESQSASAEVSTSTVTETTTTEIPTTTAETTTTAEATTTTEDTFVPIPTFNIKAVGSDVDGQLLRGDPVQYNNIGWYTPSPPVLTLSIDASTNYVREINTGKYLCVSFGGGGFPNSNSLCNPDSHSSGEIPLTCEQTRDRKLKCSAPAGECHYDEISDTSYCYTVAGTWDKFNVITGRIINTPALVMVSSSDPSTPSDMKAVELQLVPYAD